The Phyllostomus discolor isolate MPI-MPIP mPhyDis1 chromosome 15, mPhyDis1.pri.v3, whole genome shotgun sequence genome includes the window TGACAAACCTAAGCTTGCAGGTATGGAGACGGGCTGGTTTCAGGTGCGATAAGAGACATTCCAGGACACAGATAACAGGATAATAAACCAGATGAGGCCCTTGTCCTTTGGCCACGACACAATTAGTTTTCAGATTTGCTTCTGGGCAGCAGTGCCCAGCCCCGGGACCAGGGGCTGTCGTAACTTCAAATGCTTCCAGGCGGGTCTCGGAGGAGAAAACTGTCCTTTTTATCCCATGTTCATGTATGCCCACGTCTCTTTCttcttgtctctctgtctctccacctcCACACCCGCAATGCAGGCAAACGGCAGTGTGTCCACAGACCCCAGAGCACACGGATACCTGTGCATATCTGTGTGTACATGGAGCCCCCCGGGCCTTTGAAAGAGCCTTGGGGATATTTAGGGCAGAAACAATTCTCAGCTggtgggagagctggggaggaTGTGGCGGAAAACAGAGAAACTGGGCTGCAACTCAATACTTTCCAACTGGGTCGCCTTCTACAATCCACCTGACCACACCCAGGCCCCAGTGTtcccatctgtaaactggggacaCTGAGTTTTGTCCTGCCCACCACACGTGAGGGAGTGTAACACACACCAAAGAGCCACTTTGGCGAGCGACCCTTAGGACTGTCGTTAACTAGCCAGCAGCGGGATAGCGGGTCGCCCAGTGCCCAGTGACACCTCTGCTTCAGTTTCTGTCATCCCTTGAAACTTTCCTGTTACTTTCCAGGTCACAGACGGAACAGTCTGGGTGGGGGTGCTTCAGTGCTGGGCAGCGGGTGGTTGTGGGGGGCTGGCGGGGACACCGggggagctcagagaggctgagcaccGTCACGGGGTGGGGACCAGACTCCAGCTCTCCCTAGGGACAATTGGGAAGCCCGGGCCCGGGGCGCCCCGCACCGACGACCCGCAGGGCAGAGGGCGGAGGCCTACCTTGCCGTACTTCTTCAGCTTCCGCCGGTACTTCTTCTTGGGCTTGTCGCCCGGCGCGGGCTCCTCCAGCGGCTCGTAGCGCTCCGGGAGGACGGCCAGGTGCACCCGCCGCGCGCTCCGCGCCCCCGGGCGCCCCGCGCTCGCTGCGCTCTCGGCCACCTCGTCTTCCAGCTCCAGGTGCTCCAGGATCGCGGCGGCCTCCTCgaccccctgcccccggggcccgCGGCGCGGGAGGCTGCTGGCCGCCCTGCTCCGGAGTCTAGCTCCCACCGCCATGACGCCGTGGCCCCTCGGGCGAAGCTCGGGGTGTGAAGGCACTAACCAACCTTTGCTCCCCGCCCACGGCGCCGCCCCAGCCCGGACGGGGCGGGGGACTTGAGGTCGCAGCGCCCCCTGGCAGTGGG containing:
- the C15H1orf115 gene encoding uncharacterized protein C1orf115 homolog — protein: MAVGARLRSRAASSLPRRGPRGQGVEEAAAILEHLELEDEVAESAASAGRPGARSARRVHLAVLPERYEPLEEPAPGDKPKKKYRRKLKKYGKNVGKVVVKGCRYLVLGLQGFASAYAAPFSVTGSVVSFVR